A stretch of Caldilineales bacterium DNA encodes these proteins:
- a CDS encoding iron ABC transporter permease, whose product MTSSRRLAAFLLLAAIPLGFLAVFFFYPLFAILRLSLFPEGRLAAAAIREVVETPYYARVLWFTTWQAGLSTLGAFLAGLPVAYIFSHYRFPGKTLLRGLTTLPFVMPTVVVAAAFGALLGPRGLLNALAVAWLGLQQPPIRLANTIWIILLAHIFYNTAIVIRMVGGFWANLDPRLTAAAAVLGADPWHRFRHITLALLTPSLAAAGVLVFLFNFTSFGVVLILGGARFATLEVEIYRSAVRLFDLPTAAVLSLVQLGFTLAFLIVYTRLQARITGPLSLRPGRVHERAPRSWAERILVYGSLSSLGLLLAAPFLALIVRSLTLGGGFGLQHYRALFVNRTGSVFFITPVEAVRNSLLFAAAAVALSLVIGVASAYLLAGRSAGRRQAAALLDPIFMLPLGASAVTLGFGFILALDEPPLNLRASLALIPLAHTLIAFPFVLRALLPTLRSLDPRLREAAAVMGAGPGRVLRYIDAPILARALIVGVVFAFTVSMGEFSASLLVSRPQFLTLPVAIYRFLGQPGLANYGQALALSVILLLVTVLAFLGLENLRYDDIGEF is encoded by the coding sequence GAAGGCAGGCTGGCAGCCGCGGCCATCCGGGAAGTGGTCGAGACGCCCTACTACGCCCGCGTCCTCTGGTTCACCACCTGGCAGGCCGGACTGAGCACGCTGGGCGCTTTTCTCGCCGGCCTGCCGGTGGCCTACATCTTCTCTCACTATCGCTTCCCCGGCAAAACGTTGCTGCGAGGCCTCACCACCCTGCCCTTTGTCATGCCGACGGTGGTGGTGGCGGCGGCGTTCGGCGCCTTATTGGGGCCGCGCGGTCTGCTCAACGCCCTGGCCGTCGCTTGGCTTGGCTTGCAGCAGCCGCCCATCCGCCTGGCCAACACGATCTGGATCATCCTCCTGGCCCACATTTTCTACAATACCGCGATCGTCATCCGGATGGTGGGGGGCTTCTGGGCCAACCTGGACCCCCGCCTGACTGCCGCCGCCGCCGTGTTAGGGGCCGATCCCTGGCATCGCTTCCGCCACATCACCCTCGCCCTGCTCACGCCCTCGCTGGCGGCGGCTGGGGTGCTGGTCTTCCTCTTCAACTTCACCTCGTTTGGCGTCGTCCTCATCCTCGGCGGCGCCCGCTTCGCCACCCTCGAGGTCGAGATCTACCGCAGCGCCGTCCGTCTCTTCGACCTGCCGACGGCGGCCGTGCTGTCCCTGGTGCAGTTGGGCTTCACCCTGGCCTTCTTGATCGTCTACACCCGCCTGCAGGCCCGCATCACCGGCCCGCTCAGCCTGCGCCCCGGCCGCGTCCACGAACGCGCCCCCCGCTCATGGGCCGAGCGCATCCTGGTCTACGGCAGCCTGAGCAGCCTCGGCCTGTTGCTGGCGGCGCCCTTCCTGGCCCTGATCGTGCGTTCGCTGACGTTGGGCGGCGGCTTTGGCCTGCAACACTACCGCGCCCTCTTCGTCAACCGCACTGGCTCGGTCTTTTTCATTACCCCGGTCGAGGCCGTGCGCAACTCCTTGCTCTTCGCCGCCGCCGCCGTCGCGCTCAGCCTGGTCATCGGCGTAGCCAGCGCCTATCTGCTGGCCGGCAGAAGCGCCGGTCGCAGGCAGGCCGCCGCCCTGCTCGACCCCATCTTCATGCTCCCCCTGGGGGCCAGCGCCGTCACCCTGGGATTTGGCTTCATCCTCGCCCTCGACGAGCCGCCGCTCAACCTGCGCGCCAGCCTGGCCCTCATCCCCCTCGCCCACACCCTCATCGCCTTCCCCTTCGTGCTGCGGGCCTTGCTCCCCACCCTGCGCAGCCTCGACCCGCGTCTGCGCGAGGCGGCGGCGGTGATGGGAGCCGGGCCAGGCCGGGTGCTGCGATACATCGACGCCCCCATCCTCGCCCGCGCCCTCATCGTCGGCGTGGTCTTCGCCTTTACCGTCAGCATGGGCGAATTCAGCGCCAGCCTCCTCGTCAGCCGGCCGCAATTCCTCACCTTGCCGGTCGCCATCTATCGCTTCTTGGGTCAGCCGGGGCTGGCCAACTACGGCCAGGCGCTGGCCCTGAGCGTCATCCTGCTCCTCGTCACCGTCCTCGCCTTTCTCGGCCTGGAAAACCTGCGCTATGACGACATCGGCGAATTCTGA